Proteins encoded together in one Impatiens glandulifera chromosome 1, dImpGla2.1, whole genome shotgun sequence window:
- the LOC124920305 gene encoding delta(12) acyl-lipid conjugase (11E,13E-forming)-like isoform X2: protein MGEVGPGMTNRTRTKSEEKLQSSNARVPHEKPPFTLSDLKKAVPPHCFERSLIRSFYHVFHDLAILSFLYYVAATYIPLLPQYYRVVAWPLYWICQGCVQLGILVIGHECGHHAFSDYQWVDDTVGFFLHSSQLIPFFSWKFSHRRHHSNTGSIESDEVFPPKYKYEMVWYAKYLSNPIGRFFTLVGALLVGWPMYLLFNANGRSYDRFASHYYPQSPIFNNRERLQILVSDVGIGLAYYILYRITVEKGFVWLVCVYGMPYLILNALLITITFLQHTHPTLPRYDVSEWDWLKGALSTVDRDFGILNKVFHNITDTHLVHHLFSTMSHYHAKEATNVLRPILGEYYRFDSTPFIVALWREVGKCIYVESDESSKTKGVFWYNNEL, encoded by the coding sequence GCGATCTCAAGAAAGCCGTCCCGCCCCATTGCTTTGAACGTTCTCTTATTCGATCTTTCTACCACGTTTTTCATGATCTCGCCATCTTATCCTTTTTATATTACGTCGCTGCCACTTACATACCCCTCCTACCCCAATACTATCGTGTTGTGGCATGGcctttatattggatttgtcaaGGTTGCGTTCAACTCGGTATATTGGTCATTGGTCATGAATGCGGTCACCATGCCTTTAGCGATTACCAATGGGTGGACGATACCGTCGGTTTCTTCCTTCACTCGTCACAATTGATCCCGTTCTTCTCGTGGAAATTTAGTCACCGTCGTCATCACTCAAACACCGGCTCGATCGAGAGTGACGAGGTCTTTCCGCCCAAATACAAATATGAAATGGTGTGGTATGCGAAATACCTAAGCAACCCCATCGGTCGTTTTTTCACACTTGTCGGAGCCCTATTAGTCGGATGGCCTATGTACCTCTTGTTCAACGCAAACGGCCGTAGTTACGATCGCTTCGCGTCCCACTACTACCCTCAATCCCCGATCTTCAACAACCGCGAGAGGCTGCAGATACTCGTTTCCGACGTGGGGATTGGCTTGGCTTATTACATCTTGTATAGGATCACTGTGGAAAAGGgatttgtttggttggtttgTGTTTATGGCATGCCTTATTTGATCCTTAACGCGCTTCTTATCACCATCACGTTCCTACAACACACGCACCCGACGCTGCCCCGTTACGATGTCTCTGAGTGGGACTGGCTCAAGGGAGCCCTGTCTACTGTTGACCGTGATTTTGGAATATTGAATAAGGTGTTTCATAATATAACGGACACCCACTTAGTCCATCATTTGTTCTCCACGATGTCGCATTATCATGCGAAGGAGGCGACAAATGTGCTTAGGCCGATATTGGGGGAGTACTATAGGTTTGATAGCACTCCGTTTATTGTCGCGTTGTGGAGGGAAGTGGGAAAGTGCATTTATGTCGAGTCCGACGAGAGTAGCAAGACCAAGGGAGTTTTTTGGTACAATAACGAGCTTTGA
- the LOC124920307 gene encoding delta(12) acyl-lipid conjugase (11E,13E-forming)-like, with protein MGEVGHSMKNRTRTKSEEKLQSSKTRVPHEKPPFTLSDLKKAVPPHCFERSLVRSFYYVFHDLAILSFLYYVATYIPFLPQYYRFVAWPLYWVCQGCVQLGILVIGHECGHHAFSDYQWVDDTVGFFLHSSQLIPFFSWKYSHRRHHANTGSIEHDEVFPTKSKSELPWFAQTLVNPVTRLVTLVGSLLVGWPLYLIFNMNGRVYDRFASHYDPRSPIFNKRERLQIYISDAGVMLTSFILYKIAAEKGFVWLVCVYGVPYLILNAFIVTITFLQHTHTTLPHYDTSEWNWLRGVLVTVDRDYGILNKVFHNITDTHYVHHLFTTMPHYHAKEATEAVKPILGDYYKFDSTPFLKAMWREASQCIYVQQDVDGKSKGVHWYNNKF; from the coding sequence ATGGGAGAAGTTGGACATAGTATGAAGAATCGAACAAGAACCAAGTCTGAGGAGAAGTTGCAATCATCTAAAACAAGAGTTCCTCATGAAAAACCTCCATTTACACTAAGTGATCTTAAGAAAGCCGTCCCACCCCATTGCTTTGAACGTTCTCTTGTTCGATCTTTCTATTACGTTTTTCACGATCTCGCCATCTTATCCTTTTTATATTACGTCGCCACTTACATACCCTTCCTACCCCAATACTATCGTTTTGTAGCATGGCCTTTGTATTGGGTTTGTCAAGGTTGTGTTCAACTCGGTATATTGGTCATTGGTCATGAATGCGGTCACCATGCCTTTAGCGATTACCAATGGGTGGACGATACCGTCGGTTTCTTCCTTCACTCGTCACAATTGATCCCGTTCTTCTCGTGGAAATATAGTCACCGCCGCCATCACGCAAACACGGGTTCAATCGAGCACGACGAGGTCTTCCCGACGAAATCTAAATCCGAACTCCCGTGGTTCGCGCAAACATTGGTAAACCCTGTGACCCGACTAGTCACGCTAGTCGGCTCGTTATTAGTTGGGTGGCCGTTGTACCTAATCTTCAACATGAACGGGCGCGTATACGACCGGTTCGCGTCCCATTACGACCCTCGATCCCCGATCTTTAACAAACGCGAGAGGCTTCAAATATACATTTCCGATGCTGGGGTCATGTTGACTTCCTTCATCTTGTATAAGATCGCCGCTGAGAAGGGATTCGTTTGGTTGGTGTGCGTTTATGGTGTGCCGTATTTGATTCTAAACGCGTTTATTGTGACGATCACGTTCCTGCAACACACGCACACGACGTTGCCACATTACGATACGTCCGAGTGGAATTGGCTGAGGGGAGTCCTAGTGACGGTTGATCGTGATTATGGGATATTGAATAAGGTGTTCCATAATATAACGGATACTCACTATGTCCATCATTTGTTCACAACTATGCCCCATTATCATGCGAAAGAGGCTACGGAGGCGGTTAAGCCGATATTGGGGGATTACTATAAGTTTGACAGCACGCCGTTTTTGAAAGCAATGTGGAGGGAGGCGAGCCAGTGTATTTATGTTCAACAGGACGTGGATGGCAAGAGCAAGGGAGTTCATTGGTACAATAACAAGTTTTAA